From Magnetococcus sp. PR-3, one genomic window encodes:
- the dinB gene encoding DNA polymerase IV, which produces MSQRKIIHIDMDAFFASVEQRDFPHLKGQPVVVGGHGPRAVVAAASYEARQYGIHSAMPMGRARNLCDHLIIQPGRMGVYKETSRHIQTLFQRYTDLIEPLSIDEAYLDVSQNHFNLPSATEIAQHIRAEIWSTTQLTASAGVSVNKMLAKIASDMDKPNGLTVIRPEQAATFIQSLPVKRFHGIGKHTAEKMHQMGIETGADLRRWERGALIRIFGKAGAFYHDLAHNRDERPVNPSRERKSVGAERTFDRDLTDKSAMYPALDTIITELWRRLDRHQVWGLTLTLKIKFADFQQITRAHTAEQAIADPQEATRMIYALLEREPLYGRGVRLLGITMGQLIPQEDAAAQPHQFRLPLE; this is translated from the coding sequence ATGTCTCAGCGTAAAATTATCCACATCGACATGGATGCCTTTTTTGCTTCGGTGGAACAGCGGGATTTCCCCCATTTAAAAGGGCAGCCCGTGGTGGTGGGTGGCCATGGTCCACGCGCCGTGGTGGCTGCGGCCAGTTATGAAGCACGCCAATATGGTATTCACTCGGCCATGCCCATGGGCCGTGCCCGCAACCTGTGTGATCACCTGATCATCCAACCAGGGCGTATGGGGGTTTATAAAGAGACCTCCCGTCACATCCAAACCCTATTCCAACGCTATACCGATTTAATCGAGCCGCTCTCGATTGATGAAGCCTATCTGGATGTCAGCCAAAACCATTTCAACCTACCCTCAGCCACTGAGATTGCTCAACACATTCGTGCAGAGATCTGGTCGACCACACAGCTCACGGCATCCGCCGGGGTTTCGGTCAATAAAATGTTGGCCAAGATCGCTTCCGATATGGATAAGCCCAACGGTTTAACAGTTATTCGCCCAGAGCAGGCCGCCACCTTTATACAGTCCCTACCGGTTAAACGGTTTCATGGTATTGGCAAACACACGGCGGAGAAAATGCATCAAATGGGCATTGAAACCGGTGCCGATCTGCGCCGTTGGGAGCGGGGTGCTTTAATCCGTATCTTTGGTAAAGCTGGTGCTTTCTACCATGATCTGGCCCACAACCGGGATGAACGCCCGGTTAACCCCAGCCGAGAACGTAAATCTGTGGGGGCAGAGCGTACCTTTGATCGAGATTTAACCGATAAATCGGCCATGTACCCGGCCCTGGATACCATCATCACCGAGCTATGGCGTCGACTAGATCGGCACCAAGTTTGGGGATTGACCCTAACCTTGAAGATCAAATTTGCGGATTTTCAACAGATCACCCGCGCCCATACCGCTGAACAGGCCATTGCTGATCCCCAGGAGGCAACACGTATGATCTATGCCCTGTTGGAGCGGGAACCGCTCTATGGCCGTGGTGTTCGGCTATTAGGCATCACCATGGGACAACTAATTCCTCAAGAAGATGCCGCCGCACAACCTCATCAATTCCGCCTACCGTTGGAGTAA
- a CDS encoding MDR/zinc-dependent alcohol dehydrogenase-like family protein: MTTLPTTMTGLWFEQGTATLRHDLPLPQPTTGQALIQMLQVGICATDQDLLQGYKTFTGTPGHEFVGQVVACADHTWLGKRVVGAINTHCGHCAACRRGAYTHCVKRTVLGILNHPGAMAEYICLPVENLYEVHPDITDNAAVFAEPLAAAGRIVQQAPVRADESVLVIGDGKLGLLIAQVMALHGGAVQLVGHHPQRWAQLPQSNITALLAEKLERLPCMERVIVCGGGQAGLQLGQAMVQAEGLLVIKSTLDGTVGLDMNDLVIRELRVMGSRCGAFPPALNWLQRGDIATDFLIEARFPLSQAEQAMQYAIQQGRLKILLYNDMQTG; this comes from the coding sequence ATGACCACCCTCCCCACAACCATGACAGGCCTGTGGTTTGAGCAAGGCACTGCGACCCTGCGGCATGATCTACCGCTACCTCAACCCACCACAGGGCAAGCCCTTATTCAGATGCTACAGGTGGGTATTTGTGCCACCGACCAGGATCTTTTACAGGGCTATAAAACCTTTACCGGCACACCGGGTCATGAATTTGTGGGGCAGGTTGTCGCTTGTGCCGATCACACTTGGTTGGGTAAACGGGTGGTGGGAGCCATTAATACCCACTGTGGTCACTGCGCAGCCTGTAGGCGTGGTGCATACACCCACTGTGTTAAACGTACGGTACTGGGTATTCTTAACCATCCTGGTGCCATGGCAGAGTACATCTGCTTACCTGTGGAAAACCTGTATGAAGTGCATCCTGACATCACAGACAATGCCGCTGTTTTTGCCGAACCCTTAGCCGCCGCAGGGCGGATTGTGCAACAGGCACCGGTGCGCGCAGACGAATCGGTTCTGGTCATTGGTGATGGCAAATTAGGGTTACTGATCGCCCAAGTCATGGCCCTTCATGGTGGTGCTGTCCAGTTGGTGGGGCACCATCCTCAACGCTGGGCACAACTACCCCAAAGCAATATTACAGCCCTATTGGCTGAAAAACTGGAACGTCTCCCTTGCATGGAGCGGGTCATCGTCTGTGGTGGTGGCCAAGCTGGCCTACAGCTGGGGCAAGCTATGGTCCAAGCGGAAGGACTGCTTGTTATTAAATCCACCCTAGATGGTACGGTTGGGTTGGATATGAATGATTTGGTCATCCGTGAACTGCGGGTTATGGGATCTCGATGTGGGGCGTTTCCACCCGCTTTGAACTGGTTACAGCGTGGTGATATTGCGACGGATTTTCTCATCGAAGCCCGTTTTCCACTCTCGCAAGCTGAACAAGCCATGCAGTATGCCATACAGCAAGGACGCTTAAAAATACTCCTCTATAACGACATGCAAACTGGTTAG
- a CDS encoding metallophosphoesterase family protein — translation MNFSFIHCADIHLDSPMQGLDGTLREKLPPGLLENLTRNAWVRLIDEAIAKQVAFVTVAGDLYDGDWKDYRTGLFFAAQAQRLQQVGIPLIILLGNHDAQSKLTKSLTLPDNVQILDHKKPQTILLAPYQTAIHGWSYPRAAMHENMVVEYPEAHPDFFNIGLLHTAMDGREGHDPYAPCRKQDLLALHYHYWGLGHAHTCEALHTDPPIWYSGNLQGRHIRETGAKGYLQVDVTDQQVTQVTHCPVDDLRWAHVNLSLEETEPHVWLQAIRTHLQSNHQDSPLLVRLTLHGRSPLFKDLDHLYAECDVAAQEISHQLWIEKIRIKAPKQTANLSSGNRHDLLSLVAELAQDPEQQHFIQAAMLEQMRGPAKKRLEAIIQEGALNTALEEGLALLDARLSEGEA, via the coding sequence TTGAATTTCTCCTTTATCCACTGCGCCGATATTCATCTGGATAGCCCCATGCAGGGGCTGGATGGCACCTTGCGGGAAAAATTACCCCCAGGGTTATTGGAAAACCTTACCCGAAATGCCTGGGTACGTCTGATTGATGAAGCCATCGCCAAGCAGGTCGCTTTTGTGACCGTTGCGGGTGACCTGTATGATGGAGATTGGAAAGATTATCGAACGGGCCTCTTTTTTGCTGCCCAGGCCCAACGGTTACAGCAGGTAGGGATTCCACTGATTATTCTTTTGGGTAACCATGATGCCCAGAGTAAATTAACCAAATCCTTAACCCTGCCGGATAATGTACAGATTCTGGATCATAAAAAGCCCCAAACCATCCTTTTAGCCCCCTATCAAACCGCCATTCACGGTTGGAGCTACCCCCGGGCCGCTATGCATGAAAACATGGTGGTTGAGTATCCAGAAGCGCACCCCGACTTTTTTAATATCGGCCTACTACATACCGCCATGGACGGCCGTGAAGGGCACGACCCTTACGCCCCTTGCCGTAAACAGGATCTACTGGCACTTCATTACCACTACTGGGGTTTGGGCCACGCGCATACCTGCGAAGCACTACACACAGACCCCCCCATTTGGTACAGCGGTAATCTACAAGGACGACATATTCGTGAAACCGGTGCCAAAGGGTACCTACAGGTCGATGTAACAGACCAACAGGTGACTCAGGTTACCCACTGCCCTGTGGATGACCTGCGCTGGGCCCATGTGAACCTAAGCTTGGAAGAGACCGAACCACATGTGTGGCTACAGGCCATTCGCACCCATCTACAGAGCAACCATCAAGATAGCCCCCTGTTGGTTCGGTTGACACTGCATGGTCGCAGCCCCCTATTTAAGGATCTGGACCATCTTTATGCTGAGTGTGATGTTGCCGCACAAGAGATCAGCCACCAGTTATGGATTGAAAAAATTCGTATCAAAGCCCCCAAACAGACCGCCAACCTCAGTAGCGGCAATCGTCACGACCTTTTATCGCTGGTCGCTGAACTGGCACAGGATCCTGAGCAGCAACACTTCATACAGGCCGCCATGCTGGAACAGATGCGTGGACCGGCCAAAAAACGGTTGGAAGCCATTATCCAAGAAGGTGCGCTCAACACTGCCCTTGAAGAGGGGCTGGCCCTACTGGATGCACGTTTGTCGGAGGGGGAAGCATGA
- a CDS encoding AAA family ATPase, with protein MKIQQLTLSRYGHFTDHTLDLGKHAGLTLIVGHNEAGKSTTRNSIVDLLFGMESRSKFNFLHNYNDMRLEAILEHQGHPHTLKRVKGNKNTLRDEQDRPQPESLLTGMLGGISRAAYQNLFALSHEQLRRGGAEMAQAKGDLGELLFGASGSLQGAGGLKAQLAKEVGNWHGLNKRTTPMATARAAMEQAQADLKAISVTENQWVKAQQIFEQAKAHDQTIRQSYQTQMQQYKQLQRLHQLIPYLMEMDQLQARRQPLLTEPSLDRALPQRWQTLETAWLELQGQMDRSQTLQQSTTARLDVLPPTVPWLHREAELHELETRRDEVLRDQHLSQTLDEELQTLQTSMAQLAQQLGYGLEISLQTLQAKQPSTMQIQTLQELVTEQTHLQQTKQQLLQQWEEAQHRVKTLELKQKKKQVSPLDLEQLKTTFTQLGNHAPLHQESQCHEQRMNDQQALHQALAQLSCWHGELDALQQLVIPTPEQRQHQNKTFEHLQQQEQSLSQHKESLQRRMEQIQTQLEQLKEQGDLPTPQRMEEIRQQRDDQWHALIKQWPQKIEAQQQQHYEALVQHADQLADTREAYTKQIHALERTQSEAQQQQQLINQHQQQWQQLQQAQQTWWQQWRTLWPETLQNLTPQQIESWLQQRQKVLDAQRALFKSEEQAERATQQLQDACETLRQALLPWQKDSDETASFTALFSRLEAAHNWAQQQVAAQQAIDDQRLDSQLIKEQIEAKQTAWQQHHAQWQQQWQQTTANVNLPSDQPIHEIHTWINQWQELAKLLTQHSQKSQQRQTLQQRLQQFEQQADQLLEQVGFTPAQADQRLAAMATWREATTQAKSVEQQRTSLHHEQEKQHKQAQQLAATQADLTAQRRTLMQQCGVEDPKAMAERFERARLRQDLDQQWSQKLQQLQEITDGWDLQQARDAVAGVEREEIKQQIQATEQTLAEWDDKQREASQARQEAAEAVAALEAGDPAKMAQSLADAQAEVDRVTRHWMAAFTAEQLFKAALERYALSHRGPVLESARHHFKQLTDGRFEDLVIDYGSGKDAILMVRRCQDHITLTTDALSDGTLDQLYLALRLAAVEHHVDQLGHGLPFIADDLFVHFDDQRTMAGLQTLAQLSRKTQVLLFTHHPHLAELAQTHIGDYCTLLELG; from the coding sequence ATGAAGATCCAACAGCTAACCCTCAGCCGTTATGGCCATTTTACAGACCACACGTTAGACCTGGGCAAGCATGCTGGTTTAACCCTTATTGTCGGTCATAATGAAGCGGGAAAATCTACCACACGCAACAGTATTGTCGATTTACTGTTTGGTATGGAGAGTCGCTCAAAATTTAATTTCCTGCATAACTACAATGACATGCGCCTTGAGGCCATCTTGGAACATCAAGGACACCCGCACACCCTAAAACGGGTAAAAGGCAATAAAAATACCCTGCGTGATGAGCAAGACCGACCACAACCGGAAAGTCTACTGACCGGTATGTTGGGGGGCATTAGCCGCGCAGCCTATCAAAATCTGTTTGCCCTGTCCCATGAGCAATTACGCCGGGGTGGTGCCGAAATGGCCCAAGCCAAAGGCGACCTGGGTGAACTACTGTTTGGGGCATCTGGCAGTTTACAAGGTGCAGGGGGTCTAAAAGCCCAACTGGCTAAAGAGGTCGGCAACTGGCACGGCTTGAACAAACGAACCACCCCTATGGCCACAGCACGCGCTGCCATGGAGCAGGCTCAAGCGGATCTAAAGGCGATTAGTGTTACTGAAAACCAGTGGGTAAAAGCTCAGCAGATTTTTGAACAGGCCAAGGCCCATGATCAAACCATCCGTCAGAGTTATCAAACACAAATGCAGCAGTACAAGCAGCTACAACGCTTACATCAGCTGATCCCCTACCTGATGGAGATGGATCAACTCCAAGCCAGACGCCAACCCCTACTCACAGAACCTTCGTTAGATCGCGCCCTACCCCAGCGCTGGCAAACGCTAGAAACCGCATGGCTGGAACTACAAGGACAGATGGATCGTAGCCAAACCCTGCAGCAAAGTACCACGGCACGGCTGGACGTATTACCACCCACAGTCCCCTGGCTACATCGGGAAGCAGAGCTCCATGAGCTGGAAACCCGGCGGGATGAAGTGCTGAGAGATCAACACCTCAGCCAAACTTTGGATGAAGAGCTGCAAACCCTGCAAACCTCCATGGCTCAGCTCGCCCAACAACTGGGTTACGGCCTGGAGATCTCCCTACAGACCCTACAGGCCAAGCAACCCTCTACCATGCAAATTCAAACTTTGCAGGAGCTGGTTACCGAGCAGACACACCTACAACAAACCAAGCAACAACTTCTGCAACAGTGGGAAGAGGCCCAACATCGGGTAAAAACACTGGAGCTGAAACAGAAAAAAAAGCAGGTCTCGCCACTGGATTTGGAGCAGTTAAAAACCACGTTCACCCAACTGGGCAACCATGCGCCCTTGCATCAGGAGAGCCAGTGTCACGAACAGCGTATGAACGATCAACAAGCCCTGCATCAAGCCTTGGCCCAGTTGAGCTGTTGGCATGGAGAGCTTGATGCTTTGCAGCAACTGGTTATCCCAACACCCGAGCAGCGCCAGCACCAGAACAAAACATTTGAACACCTTCAGCAGCAGGAACAGAGCCTCAGTCAGCACAAAGAGAGCCTGCAACGACGTATGGAGCAGATCCAAACCCAGCTTGAGCAACTTAAAGAGCAGGGGGACCTGCCCACCCCCCAACGTATGGAAGAGATTCGTCAACAGCGCGATGACCAATGGCATGCCTTGATCAAACAGTGGCCCCAAAAGATTGAAGCCCAGCAACAGCAGCACTATGAAGCACTGGTACAACACGCCGATCAACTGGCCGATACCCGTGAGGCCTACACCAAGCAGATCCATGCCCTAGAGCGCACCCAAAGTGAAGCGCAGCAGCAACAACAGTTGATCAACCAACATCAACAGCAGTGGCAACAGTTACAACAAGCTCAACAAACGTGGTGGCAACAGTGGCGTACACTCTGGCCTGAAACCTTGCAGAATCTCACCCCACAACAGATTGAAAGCTGGCTGCAACAGCGCCAAAAGGTACTGGATGCACAACGGGCCTTATTCAAAAGTGAAGAGCAGGCCGAACGGGCCACTCAACAGCTACAAGATGCATGTGAGACCTTACGTCAAGCGCTGTTACCCTGGCAAAAAGACAGTGATGAAACCGCTTCGTTCACAGCGCTGTTCAGCCGTTTAGAAGCCGCGCATAACTGGGCACAACAGCAGGTTGCTGCCCAACAGGCTATAGACGATCAACGGTTGGATAGTCAGTTGATTAAGGAGCAGATCGAAGCCAAACAGACCGCATGGCAGCAACACCATGCGCAGTGGCAACAGCAGTGGCAACAGACCACAGCCAACGTTAATCTACCCAGTGATCAACCCATTCATGAAATTCACACCTGGATTAACCAGTGGCAGGAGCTCGCCAAACTGCTCACCCAACACAGCCAAAAAAGCCAACAACGGCAGACCTTACAGCAACGTTTGCAACAGTTTGAACAGCAAGCAGATCAACTGCTTGAACAAGTAGGCTTTACCCCTGCTCAGGCAGATCAACGCTTGGCTGCCATGGCCACCTGGCGTGAAGCCACAACCCAAGCCAAATCGGTGGAACAACAGCGAACATCCCTGCATCACGAACAAGAAAAACAGCATAAACAGGCCCAACAACTGGCCGCGACCCAGGCTGATCTTACCGCCCAACGCCGTACCCTTATGCAACAGTGTGGGGTTGAAGATCCTAAAGCTATGGCTGAGCGGTTCGAACGCGCTCGCCTGCGTCAGGATTTGGATCAACAATGGAGCCAAAAACTTCAGCAGTTACAAGAGATAACCGATGGGTGGGATTTGCAACAAGCCAGGGACGCTGTCGCAGGTGTTGAACGGGAAGAGATTAAACAACAGATACAGGCCACCGAACAAACCCTGGCGGAGTGGGATGACAAACAGCGAGAAGCCAGCCAAGCCCGACAAGAAGCGGCAGAGGCCGTTGCTGCCCTTGAAGCTGGAGACCCCGCTAAAATGGCCCAATCTTTGGCAGATGCCCAAGCAGAGGTGGACCGGGTTACCCGTCATTGGATGGCCGCCTTTACGGCAGAACAGCTCTTTAAAGCCGCTTTGGAACGCTATGCTTTATCCCACCGCGGGCCGGTGTTGGAATCCGCCCGGCACCATTTTAAACAGCTAACCGATGGTCGGTTTGAAGATTTGGTTATCGATTATGGGAGTGGTAAGGATGCCATACTCATGGTACGCCGTTGTCAGGATCATATAACACTCACAACCGACGCCTTAAGTGATGGCACATTGGATCAGCTCTATCTGGCTTTACGTCTGGCGGCGGTTGAACACCATGTGGACCAGTTGGGGCATGGGCTGCCCTTTATTGCAGATGATCTGTTTGTACACTTTGATGATCAACGAACCATGGCCGGACTACAGACACTTGCTCAACTGAGTCGCAAAACCCAGGTATTGCTCTTTACCCATCACCCCCATTTGGCAGAGCTGGCCCAAACCCATATTGGTGACTACTGTACACTTTTAGAGCTTGGCTAG
- a CDS encoding periplasmic heavy metal sensor, giving the protein MKNLPRWLVVILFVSVALNLFFVGMLGISYWRGGPLYRAMHGPTIGGPYMMGHAMRHLDPQTRQQLRPIVQDHMPTMRDSMRQLHQKKRQVHTLLVNDQVDQAALDQAFSELRLHAQQAQESAHRMMMQAATSLPSDIRQQMFKFKGRGHHRKSHRGGGRCDSPDRNFPRSAGQ; this is encoded by the coding sequence ATGAAAAATCTTCCCCGATGGTTGGTGGTAATACTGTTTGTTTCCGTCGCCTTGAATCTCTTTTTTGTGGGTATGCTAGGTATCTCCTACTGGCGTGGTGGACCCTTGTATCGGGCCATGCATGGCCCAACGATAGGGGGGCCATACATGATGGGCCATGCCATGCGGCATTTAGATCCGCAAACCCGTCAACAGCTTAGGCCTATTGTGCAAGATCATATGCCCACCATGCGGGACTCCATGCGTCAACTGCACCAAAAGAAGCGGCAAGTACATACCCTGCTTGTTAATGATCAGGTTGATCAAGCGGCTTTGGACCAGGCTTTTAGTGAACTGCGCCTGCATGCACAACAGGCTCAGGAGTCTGCCCATCGTATGATGATGCAGGCCGCAACGTCGCTTCCTTCGGATATTCGCCAACAAATGTTTAAGTTTAAGGGTCGTGGTCACCACCGCAAATCACATCGTGGTGGTGGCCGATGTGACAGTCCTGATCGAAACTTCCCCCGTTCAGCAGGCCAGTAA
- a CDS encoding sigma-70 family RNA polymerase sigma factor, whose amino-acid sequence MLQLAHTAEAQRLLTESAQTDAELLQQVASGDEQAAQQLVRNHANPLYGLARRLLDGWEAEAEDVVQDAFLRLWKQARSWRPEARIHTWLHRVTYNLCMDRLRKKSGVSLDSIAEPEDPRQDLHQYHQRQQKAARIEAALAALPRRQCAAITLVHHQGFTQQEAAEIMEIGVKALESLLSRGRKQLRSLLADLDRGA is encoded by the coding sequence ATGCTTCAATTGGCCCATACCGCCGAGGCTCAACGCCTGCTCACTGAGAGTGCACAGACTGATGCAGAGCTTCTGCAACAGGTTGCATCGGGTGATGAACAGGCAGCCCAACAGTTGGTGCGCAACCACGCCAATCCCCTTTATGGGTTGGCGCGCCGCCTGCTGGATGGTTGGGAAGCTGAGGCGGAAGATGTGGTACAAGATGCCTTTTTACGTTTGTGGAAACAGGCCCGTTCTTGGCGGCCTGAGGCACGCATCCATACATGGTTGCACCGCGTAACCTATAATTTATGTATGGATCGATTGCGGAAAAAAAGTGGTGTTTCTCTGGACAGCATTGCTGAACCAGAGGATCCACGCCAAGATCTGCACCAATACCATCAACGTCAGCAAAAAGCAGCCCGTATTGAGGCCGCTTTGGCCGCCTTGCCTCGGCGCCAATGTGCGGCCATTACCTTGGTGCATCATCAAGGATTTACCCAGCAAGAAGCGGCTGAGATTATGGAAATTGGTGTTAAAGCGTTGGAGTCCCTGCTCAGTCGGGGTCGTAAGCAACTACGGTCCCTGCTGGCCGATCTGGATCGGGGAGCGTAA
- a CDS encoding EF-hand domain-containing protein has product MKKGTALLAIATIVGFGLTANHVWAGSGGGSCHGKGHGMKMADTDGNGTISAEEWQAHRTERFKAIDTDKDGFLSVDEVIQAKKAKRRAHMQSKLNRLDSDGDGKVDAKEFAAGKPGMGKHRCGMHSQHKGMHHRTMMGHSAGKGSGQGCGMQRGQGMGRGMGQGWGQGWVPAYGMYPGYGMPPWAYGQQTPRWVGPNTTGQ; this is encoded by the coding sequence ATGAAAAAAGGAACCGCACTACTAGCCATTGCGACGATTGTCGGCTTCGGTTTAACGGCCAACCATGTTTGGGCTGGCTCTGGGGGCGGCTCCTGCCACGGTAAAGGTCATGGTATGAAAATGGCGGATACCGATGGTAATGGCACCATTTCAGCAGAAGAGTGGCAAGCCCACCGGACCGAACGGTTTAAAGCCATTGATACCGATAAAGATGGTTTTCTCTCTGTGGATGAGGTGATTCAGGCTAAGAAGGCCAAACGACGGGCCCATATGCAGAGCAAGCTCAATCGTTTGGATAGCGATGGTGATGGAAAGGTCGATGCCAAGGAGTTTGCGGCAGGCAAGCCAGGTATGGGCAAGCATCGTTGTGGCATGCATAGTCAACATAAAGGTATGCACCATCGCACCATGATGGGACATAGTGCTGGTAAGGGCTCTGGTCAAGGGTGTGGTATGCAACGTGGTCAGGGTATGGGCCGTGGCATGGGCCAAGGTTGGGGCCAAGGTTGGGTACCTGCTTATGGTATGTACCCCGGATATGGCATGCCTCCTTGGGCCTATGGTCAACAAACACCACGTTGGGTTGGTCCCAACACAACCGGTCAATAA
- a CDS encoding SUF system Fe-S cluster assembly regulator yields MLRLSRMTDYGTLVMMHMAQAPEVVHSANDIAQHTKLPEPSVRKVLKIMVRSELLCSVRGLKGGYRLAKAPKEISLESLITALEGTTVAITDCCDDEQTDHCDQYEACHMRPHWAVINQSIRSALQGVTVQDLLSATPITTQNSTVAEGLA; encoded by the coding sequence ATGTTACGTCTGAGCCGAATGACCGACTATGGTACCTTGGTGATGATGCATATGGCCCAAGCTCCAGAAGTGGTGCATAGTGCCAATGATATTGCTCAGCATACCAAGTTACCAGAACCCAGTGTGCGTAAAGTCCTTAAGATCATGGTTCGTTCAGAACTGTTGTGTAGTGTACGCGGCCTGAAAGGTGGCTACCGTCTGGCCAAAGCCCCCAAAGAGATCTCTCTGGAATCATTGATTACGGCACTGGAAGGCACCACGGTTGCCATTACCGATTGCTGTGACGATGAACAGACCGACCATTGTGATCAATACGAAGCGTGCCACATGCGACCCCATTGGGCGGTGATCAACCAATCCATCCGTTCTGCCCTGCAAGGGGTCACGGTGCAAGATCTGCTGAGCGCAACCCCAATCACCACGCAAAATTCCACAGTTGCTGAAGGCTTGGCCTGA